The following is a genomic window from Perognathus longimembris pacificus isolate PPM17 chromosome 20, ASM2315922v1, whole genome shotgun sequence.
GAGAACCAGGGTGGGGCAGAAAGCAAGCCCAGCACCACACCACCATGCCCACTTTCTGCATCCTCACATCCCTCCACACTCAGCCACGGAGGAACCTTGTCCTAGCCAGTCTCTGCTCATGCTGCCCCGCGCCCGGCCATGCCCATGAGTCAGAGTGGAGGGGAGGCAGGGCTTCCTCACACTGGAGTCTGGGAGCCCTGGTCCTCACCGTAGCCATCATATGGGTCCATGTTGAGGTCTGGGATCTTCCAGCTGTGGATGCGGGCATCGGCCCCACCACTGTAGCAGTGCTCACTGTTGCTGCCCATGGCCACAGCCAACACtgggcccctgggggaggcaatgGACAGGATACTCACCTTCCCTGACCAAGGACCCCCAGGGCTCTGGCTGTGCCATGAGGTGAGCTACCAACCCCCACAGCCTAGGAAACCAGCTTCCAGTAGCTTCTGCCCACCCACCCTCTGttcttgtcttcctccctccctcccaacctgTGGGCACGGAAGGCGTGGATGGGCTCCACGTCCAGCGCGGCGTTCTTCTTGGCTGTGGCCGCCTTCTGCAGGTTCCACAGCTTCAGGGTGCCATCCTCAGAGGCGGTGAGCAATGCTGACTGGCTGTGGTGGAAGGCCAGAGAGCGGATGCCATCGTAGTGCGAGCGCAGGGTGAACTTGGGGTTCCACGTCTTCTTGAAAGCATCTTTGCTGTCAGACAGCTAGGAGGGGTTAGGGAGGCTGCCTCAGTGGTGCTTGACCATGCAGAAGCCTGACACCAGCCCCTAGGACCTCACTTCTCGCTGAAGATGGACCCAGCCCTGTGCTCATAGCCTCTCAGCTGGTGTTCCAGTGTACTGGCTCCGACACACATAGGTCTGAACCCGCCGGGCCTCACAGCTCAGGAAGGAGTCAGGACATGAGCAGGTCTAGCCACAGGCCCATGGAACTAGGCTAAGAGCAGAGCTACACTCAACAATGCACCTGGAAGGGCCACCAGGTGGCCTAGCTTCCCTGAGGTAGTGGCAAGTAAGATTTAATCAAAATCCACTaagaggagggggagacagaAGGAAGCTGggtgtgcaaaggtcctgaggcaggTGGCAGGAAAGTTGGGTCCAGAGCCTGAGAGGCCAATGTAGCTGGGCTGCACAATGCAAGGGGAGTGTGACAGGAGATGAGGGGCAGTGAGCAAGAGCCAGGAGTACAAGCTACATTCGTCTAAGAAAAGgcttgggaggaagaaggagctGCATGGTTTAGAACTGGGAAATGACCAGGTTCGTCTAGGCGACTCCAGGAAGGCCTGGATTAGAGGGAGGTTAAGAGTAgctacagaggggctggggatatggcctagtggcaagagtgctggcctcgtatacatgaggccctgggttcaattccccagcaccacatatacagaaaatggccagaagtgtcgctgtggctcaagtggcagactgctagccttgagcaaaaaagaagccagggacagtgctcaggccctgagtccaagctacaGAGAGAAGGGTTTGGAGGTTATGGCATAATAGAAGGAGGTAAGGGGGCAGAACCTGCAGGGACTCCCTGATTTGCGTAAGTAGAGGAGGTTGGGCTTAGAAAAGATGATGAACAGACACTGAAGTGCCAAGATCCAAGATGGGGTTTACTCTGGATGAACTCCCTTTATCTGGCTCAGTCCCCCCTGCCCTGAAGGTTTCCCAGGGGCAACACGGGGTAGGCAGAGGAGTCCATGGCACATCCTGGTACACTTCTTCCACTGTGCACATCCTCTTCTGatccaggtacacacacacacccttgcctGGCCACAGAGCACAGGTGCTATGCTCTGACACCCAGGGGCCCTTCACTAGACTAgattgggtggggggtggggagtgtctAGCTTGAAGCCATCTTCCCATACCCCAAATTGCCAGGGTGGGATGGCCCCTGACAAGGCACCTGGTTCCTCAAACCTTGTAGACCTGCACCACAGTACCAGGTACGTCCTTCCACCTGCCTGCTTCTGGACAGTAGGTGAGTGGGGCAGAAGGAACCACGCCAGGTCAGCCACCTGACCAGAGCTGAGCAAGGGCACTGGGTGGGGGGCCCATAGTGGCCCCCAAGAACTTACATCACAGCTGAGATCGTTGTCGTTGGTGACGGTGAGATCTGCCAAGTCCCCCAGGCTCACCTCCCCGCCCCCGATAGTGTCCATGATGAAAACGTCTGAGGAGAAGCCAAAGGAACCTGGtaggggaaggggaggtggggcAGAGAGggccagggagagagaggaggacagagagaggcagagagagagataagGAGCCAGAAAGAGAGCCGGGGAGGACAAGATCAAGAATCACAGctggaaaggaagagacagagagacagacaagacaGGGCAGGCCAGacaaagagggagacagagacagacagacgaacTTTTGGGACAGGGAGGCTACAGACTGGAGGCTGAGCCTCGCCCCTGCAGACACAGCAGCCCTGAGCTTAGCTCTGCAGCCCCCCTCTGCCGTGGGCTCCAGGGCAACTGGGGGAGGGGTTACCTTCGtgaggccggggctggggggtgCCAGGAGGTGGGCCAGTCACTTTGGGGGGCAGCCCGTCCACATCCCGAAGGTCAGCCAAAATTCCCTGGAGTTTGACCCGACGGCTTTCTTCAGGGACAAGGCAGTTATAAGTCACCCCCAGTACCAACCTAGCACCTGAGGGGTGGGGTACCTGCTCTTCCATTACTACGGGCCTTCCTGTGATGGTGAGGGCCCCAAGGGGACAGGGGACTCTCTGAGGGGCAGTGGACAAGGCCCTGCCTGGTTCTACAGCCATCTACCTCTGTGACCCCAAGGCCTCCTGGCCAGGAGACACAGGGCAACCCTGCCTACCTCCCCCACTTCCCTTATTAAGTCCTCATCCTGTTCCCTCTGTGTCTGGCCAGGACTGGACACCAGCCCTGCTCTGGAGACTGgatgctcagcttcctgaagagctatCCGCCTGCAGCCCCGTGGGGACTTCCAGGGAAGGGGGTGTTCCCTTGTcgtcgtcccccccaccccaagcataTCCGTCCGGTGACAGGCTAGGGCAGGATGCAGCTGCAGGTGACCTGCACTAGGGGCAGCACACTTGACATACCTAGTTCGTGGGGGTTCCCCTCGCCAGCACAGCGTCGGGGATCCGGAGACCCTTCCCCATCTTCTCCTGAGCCCAGGAAGTCAAACTCATTGATGGCATCCTCTGAGTCGTCTTCCTCGTCCTCATCCTCCATCTCAGGCACCAGGGCCTTGGATGGCAGCTGAGAATAGAGAAAAGCAGGCAGGTCAGGAGCCAGGACAGCTCAGCCCCCTACCAACCCGCTCAGAGCTGCTCTGCCAGCTataccccagggctgggggggtgcCCCTGCCGGGGGTCTCCAATGCAGCCCATGCCTGCAGCCTACCACCTTGGCACTCACTGTGCTTTATCCCAGCTTGGCATCTCAGGAAGAAAAGAGCACAGCAAACCGCTGTGAGAAGTGTGCAGAGCGCtaccatggggtgggggggggagacactCAACCCCTACCCCATGACTCAGGGTTAGGAGGCgctgctcaaatggtaaagcaaggGGGAACCCTAAGTGAATTCTCAGTAttaccaaaaccaaaaagaactcataaactgggtgttggtggctcatgcctataatcccatctactcaggaggctgagatctgaggatcactgtttgaagccagcccaggagactcatcttcaataaaccacccaaaagccaggaataaagctatgattcaagtggtagaatactttttttttttttttttgccagtcctggggcttgaactcagggcctagatactgtccctgagctgcttttattcaaggctagcaccctacacctgagccacagtgtcacttctggctttttctgtgtatatggtactgaggaatcaaaccgagggcttcatgcatgctaggcaagcactctatcactaagccacggggctggggatatggcctagtggcaagagtgcttgcctcgtatacatgagaccctgggttcaattccccagcaccacatatatagaaaatgaccagaagtggtgctgtggctcaagtggcagagtgctagccttgagcaaaaagaagctagggacggtgcttaggccctgagttcaagccccaggactggccaaaaaaaactccAACAAACCCACAAAAGTCCAAATGGGACCAGTGCCGTAAGCAGCTCCAGCCAACTGTGGACTCCACCTGCTCCACAGCACAGCCCCTGCCACTGTCTACAAGTCCACCACCAGCCACCAGCTGCTTCACCTCAGCCAGCACAGCGCTCAGCTGAGGCCATGCACCGGCAGCAAAGGGTAAACATGCTGATTGTGCCAATAGGCAGAAGCCAAGGCCATACTGAGGCAATATGGACGCCACCCTAAGGACAGTGTCCTGACCTCAACACCAGTCCTATCAGGGCTgagctcccaggccctcccacTCCACCCTTCACAGAGCTGGCAGCACACATTGCTCACATGCAGGGTCAGAGCAATGAAGTCCCCACCTGCCATCTCCCAGACTGCCGGAGGGGACAGAGCGGCACGTGGGACAGGCATGTGGGCAGAGGGTAGTCTCACCTTCACACGCTGCTTCTTGTGCTGCACGCTGTCCAGCTCGTCATCCTCATCGCTGTCCTCGTCCTCACAGTTCTGCAGGAAAGGGATGTGCTCCAGCACCGAGCCACCCAGGCGCTCTTTGCCATCTTTGCCTGCTGCATTCCTGCAtgtgacaggacaggacaggcggggggggggggtggcgggggggagcAGGCAGGAGAAAAAGCTCATCAGAAGATGTCCAGGCTCCATGGCCAGAGCCTGATCTCCCAACTCCTTACAGCTCAATGAATGCAGCCTCTGCcggtgtctgtctgcctgtgcaGACAGAAGCCTCCTCCCTGCCACCCTCTGACAGGCAtcaccccgcctgccttccattTTTCCACCACTAGGAGGCAGCTTCATCACTATAttgccaggctggtctggaacagCTGGGCTCTAGGGACCCCCTGTTCCCcagactctgcctcctgagctggGGGCTCCCATTTCGCCTTGATGCCTGCTGTCTCCTGTCACTGAGATGAGTGACTGCAATGAGGAAGGAGAGCCATACAAGCTGCTACAGGCCTGCGTGGGACGAGTCTTGGAGGCCCCAGCACCTTTGGGCCCCAAGGCTCACCTCTTGATCTGCTCCTCAATCTGCTTCACCAGCAGTGACTCGCCACCACTGAGCGCCCCAGGACCTGGTGCTGCCCGAGGGCCCCCATCGTTGGGCTCAGCTGCCCCATTGAACTCCAGTGAGCGGCCTAGCAGAGAACGCACACGCTTGGAACGCATGTCAAGGATGGTGTCAGTGTAGCCCACCTCTTCCAGGTACCTGCAAGGGCAGAGTGGGGCAGGTCACTCAGCCGGCTTCCTCACAAGCTGCAGCAGTCACATGCTGCCATAGCCAGGTAAGGACACTAGAAAACAGATACCAGTTTTGGAAAAGCGTGGCCAGTGCAGCCAGCCAAGCACCGGGAGAAGCCCTGCTGTCCAGGCCCTTGGAGCTAGGCAGGAATGTACAGTGCATGCTCTGTCCTCCATGGGGCTCTGGGAGGGCACAGGGTCACATTATGCACACATACTCAGAATATGCCAACAGGCCTGCAAAGACGCAAATGGGACGCAGGGACTCTGCAGAGGGCTGGCCTGCAGGAGTGTGGGCAGCCCACTGTTAAACTTCTGTCACTGAGCACTTCCCACCCCTGCAACTTACAAGTCAACCCAGCAGAGACGGATGTAAGGATAAAGAAAAAGGGAGGTCTGTAGCTTGAAATGAGGAAAGccagcagggcctggctgctCTGCCAGAAGCCCAGCACCCTCCCTCctaccgccccctccccccccagcctatTCTGTTCCTCTGTTCCTTGTCCCTTAGCTGTGGCGAGGCACTCATGCCTGGACTCCCCTCCCCAACATGAGGCAGGCCAGGAGGAAGAGAGGCAAAGGTGGCCCTGGGCTGGCTGTATTTACTTTTGCATGGCCTGGGGCAAACAGCACCAGCTCTCTCACCCGCAAAGGAGGGAACACCACATGGAAGGAGCCAGGACAGTCACCAGCTGACACAGGGCATCCTCCAGGGTCAATAACCCTGCTCACTTCCACCTGGCACACACCTACTGGTACTGTGCCTGCAGAAGTACTAGGCAGCTTCCTGTCTGCAAACTTAAAGAAAGGGTTGGCTGCTAAGAGCCTTGGCTCCCACAGGACAGCACACCATAGCTTTGTCTCATGATGATGACCAACTGCCCAGAGTTCTTAGGTGACAGTACAAGGCAAACTCTAGGAAAGCAgaccatcatctttttttttttggccagtcctggggcttggactcggggcctgagtactgtccctggcttctttctgctcaaggctaacactgccacttgagccacagcaccacttctggccgttttctatatatgtggtgctgaggaagtgaatcCAGGGCGTCAtatatatggggcaagcactctagccactaggccatattcccagccccagcgcaACATTTAACTCACTTCCTGCTACAATTTCTAAGTTTTCCAAAATGTATGAAACTCCAACCATAAAAGTAATATGGCTGAAGGTGTGCATGGCCCAGCAGAGGTTCCTCTCAACTGTAGCTGGTGGGACCCTGACAGCCTAGGGTCCCCAGTGAGGACAGGAAGGGCTGTGGACTTCAGGCTTATCTCCCCAGCCAAATGTGAGGTATGTCCggctcctgccctgcccttccgcCTGCACTCACTGCCGCAGAAGCTGCCGGCCTTCCTTCCACACCAGTGGGCTGTTCTCCAGGGTGACTGACTCCACTGGACCATTGGAGACTGCAGAGCAAAAACATGGAGCTGTATCAGTGAGGGGACATCACTCACTCCACACCTCTGTCCTCCTTGACACAACCCCACTGTCACTTCTTGAGTGCACAGCCCCCACACTCAGGGACTCTTCTTCCTGGAAGTGCTCCTAGGCCCCCCCCTCCTGCCTGGCACTCACCAGGCCGCCCCACCCTGACAGGAGCAGAGCTCTGCCTTCAGACATACATGGGCAGCTGCTATGGTCCTGGGGTAGGAAAGTGGGCATTTTGGTGACCTGGGGCAGATTAGATAATATATCACAGGCTCAGATTTGTCTTTTGGGAAATGGAGGTACCATGCACCCCCTTGGAAAGAGGATGCTTTTAGGTGGTTTTTCACTAATTTCTTCGCCAACTGTGTATGAGCATCTAGGTGACCCCTTGCCTGGAGGGCATAgctgcactttcctgcccacgccTGAGTTCCAGCCATACAGTCTGCCCATCTCCCTCAACCAAACACTTTCCCCACTAGCCTGATGGGAGTTCTCTTCCAAGAGGCACAGGCTTAGGGGCCCCAAGGGCAGAGCCTGTGGCTGTCTGCTCTTTGAGGGGGCCCATTCTGCTGACACAAAGCCAGCACCCCATAGATGTATTTTTCTGCACGAATGATGGAACAGCAATGCAGTGCCAACACTGTGCCTCTTTTGTGCAGTCATTCCTCCATTTCCTCAGCAGCCTATAAACAGCCACACTCCCTCTCCCCACGAGTATCTATAGCAGGAAAGATGGTAGGCAGAGCAGGCCACTGAGGACACGCCTCCCCCACCCAACAAGCAAACCCATCCCCACAACCTCAACTGGGGCTAggcgggagggaaggagagctACCTTGCTCTGACAGGTCTGGTTTCTTCTCCCCCTGGTTCAGGTCCGTCCCGAACTTTAGTTTATGATATTTTGCCCTAAAAAAGTAAATGGTTATTGAGCAAGAGACAGGAGAGTAGGCAGGACCAGCAGCTGCCTCAGGCATCCCCAAATCCCAGGGCCTGTCACACCCATACTCCCATCTCAGAAGCCAGTTTGTATGGCAGGGGCAGCACCATGGGGTGAGGCCAAGgggcttccttcccctcttcaggACTCCCTGAAGATATAAGCCTCAGTCCAcctcacaaacaaggccatgacAGCATGAGGCTACTGAAGCAGTAAGGGAGAGGGCTACCAACCAGATTTTGGCATCTGGTAGGCCAACCCTGACTTAATTATTACCGGAGTCACACCTGTTACACCTGGCTCCACCCCCACCAAGGGATGATGGGAAGGGGCATGGCCCAGCTCAGGAAACTGGCAGGCTGGCTAACCTTTCCTGTTTCAGTGCATACTCCAGCATCTTGATCCGCCGTACCAGGTCTGTCTTCAGATTCTCctgccctttcctctctccctggaGGAAGGCTACCTGAGCCTGGGGAACATGGggacagagggaaagggaaaacagtggaactcagggcttaggttcaTTGATGATGTCCCTTCCCACACTGGCCGCAGGGCTCAATGGAGCAGAGAGAGGACGGGCTGGACCACCTCCaggcccccagccctggcccccagAAGAGCCCAAGAGATTTTGTAGTCTGAGACTAAAAGAGAACCAGCATGGGCCCAACCTGACTGCCAGCTCCTGGGGAAAAGCTAGGtcaggggcagagaggcaggagGGGTGCTGGGTATTAGCAGCCCagtacccctctccccccaagtcagctgctgtccctgaggtggcTGGGGGAGGTGGTGTCCCGCTATTCCTTGCAGAGCATCTGTCTCTGGGAGGCGTAGGAAGCTGCTTCTGGAGCTTAAGGACAGGAGTGGGTGGGCCCAGCACTGCGGTGCAGGAGCTTTGCCACCCGGCCCCCACCACACTGTGGGACAAGGCATACGAGGTACCACCGATCCAGCCAGGTTCCTACCCAGCCCCACACACCATCTGCTGGCTCAGGCTGTCCCAGTGTGTCAACAGGTCATTTGGAGACACTGGGCCAATAACCTTCGAGGTGGAATCCTGGCCTGTCCATGTTCCAGAAGCCCATCTGCCAAAGCCTGAGCTTCTGCCCATCACTGGCTTCTCCCCAGGGCTCCAGGACCCCAGCCAGGTCAGCCTGAGCACCAGGCTTGGCACAACTGCTAGTCTCCTGCATAAATTTAAGCAGGTCTCCCCCATGTCTGACAAGTACGGCTTTGTCCTTGCATGTCTTCTCCATCCCAAAGTGACTACCATGAATCCCTTTGGAGGGTGCAGAGAGGTGACAGGCCTTCCACCAGAATCCTCCAACTGCCCGCCCAGCACCTCAGGTCTCCACAGTTGTAAGGAGGAGCAGTGGGGATGCCTAGGGCTCTAGCCTGCATCACTCTGTACAGTGGAAAGGCATGGCAGGGACAAGGTTGAGGGGAGGAACAAAGGCACCACGTGAGCAGGACAGGATGGAATCCAAGACCCCAGGCCAGCcagagtggggggggagggggtgtgagcAGAAATGGGGGGGGTTGTGGCTGTGGCATAGGAATGTGGGAAAGGTTAGTGAAGGGGATGAAAGGTCAAAAATGAACTAGGGATGCTGATTACTGGCACTGTGAGCACATCAGGCCTGTGAGCACAGAGGGGCTCCAAGTAGCTCCCCGTCACAGAGGTCAGTAGCTACCAGTGAAGACCACTGTAGACTCagcaaagcccaaagtggcaccaGAAGACTGACAGTGGCCTGAACTAGGACAGAACTGAGGACAAGAAAAAGGGGTGATAGGCTCTGGCCCTCCCACTGGTGCAGCGCGACTTGGGACTCCAGTCCTGATGCCCTCCTCAGTACCCAGCGGCTTTGTGTCCACCCCCCAGTTCCTCTGGAGGAAGGTGTGGCTGATGCATCTGGGATGCTGGCATCTCCCCCAGAAAGGAGAAGCTTGTGGGCTGGTCAGCCTCCAGGTACATGGCCTGGTCTGCAGCATGGCAGATGGGCAAGGAACTACATGTTTTCTGCCACCCACTGCCAtccctgcccaggccagcctcaaagCATGCCCCTACTTCCTCTACTTCATGAGACTTGGCTGCCACTTTCCCTGGCTCCTGTGACTTCTGTCCTGGTAtggctcctccctcttcttcccaagCTCCAGGTACTACTGGCAGGAAAAGGTTCAGGGGGACCCTGGGGTCCCTGCTCCCTCTTGCTGAATCTCTAGTGTGAGAGTGTGTACATGTTGTTCTGTCTCCAGCCCAAACCAGCCTCCTGTGCTAGTCTACATGGTTCTGAGGGCAGAGACCACTTACTTCAACCACTGCTTGGCACCCCCCATGACTATCAGTTCCTGTTTATGATCGATCAGCAGGCAGCTCCCTACTCCAAGTGCTGAATGCCTCCCATAGGGGCCGGTCCCTCGCATGTCCCAAGCATGTCCCAAGCACTTTGTGCTCACAGGAAGTCACCCTTCCTACAAGCACAAGCTCGAGATAGGGATAGGAAAGGTATCTGAGAGGTACCGAGGAAAGGGCTGCAACCTGGTGGGGCAGCCTGTTCAAGCCATGGCTTTATGAATACTCCTCACCCCTCTACCTCAACAAACCGACACCCACACAGGAACAAAAGCACGTCACCCATGCACCCAACCACAGGGCCCAACTATACAAGCAATGGCACACCACTTAGTCATCACAAGGAAtaagaaagccaggcatggtggtggtcGCCTGATCCCCcaacacttgggaagctgaggacaAGGACTGAGAGCTCTGCAAGACCCTATCCTGCAAGTCTGAGGGCGGGggttgggagagagaaagaaggggattGTTCCTTTTCACTCACACATATTCTTGTGTTTATGTGTCatacatatgtttgtgtgtgtcacACACGCACATGTATCTCACACATACCACCAAGGTGTTTGAATTCTTATtaatgtaacaacaacaaaaaaaatggtgaAAGGTACAAGTGATGATGTTGGAACCTGGACAAGAGAGACACAAAGGGAATGCTTGCCACCAGGTTCTCAAACTCCAAATCAGGAAATAAACACAGATCTTTTCGCCCATTAAGAAAAACTGAGCctctcaccctagctactcaggaggctgagatctgaagattacagcttgaagccagcccaggcaggaaagtccttgagactcttaactccaattaaccaccaaaaggccaaaaagtggagccatggctcagtggtagagtgtgagctttgaggggcaaaaaagaaaaagctcagcaacagtgcccaggctctgagttcaagccccaggactgttacaaaaaaaggagggagaaaaggagggagggaaggagaaagagcagATAAGTAGATAGGTATACACAGGTGGTACTGTACGTAGACTGTATTGGTGAGAAGTCCACACCAGGATTCAGCCCAAGCTTTGCTATGCTTCTTAGGTTGTGACCCATGAAGACCACCGGGCTTCCTAGAGCcagtttctctcctgtgtgtgggggtgggggagaggggggaacagACCAGACCTGCCAATCATTGCTGTGATCCTTCATAAATCATTTGCCCTCTCAAAGCCTTTTCTTCCTCTGCTGATTAGAAAAGGAAATAGTATCACTTGCCCTTCCAGAATGTTGCAAAAATGAAACATGTATCCAAAGTGTTCAGCACAGTGTCCAGCACATATATAACACAGGCAAAGAATGGGGGGGGTGGAATGCTTCCCTACCCAATAGAATGTATATATATGGCACTAAGAAAGAGCTTTGGAAGTCGAGAGCTGGCCACCAAGTGCAGAATACTTAAGTTAGGTGCCTGAGTGACCCCATCCCCAGCTTTTCAAGGAGGACAGGCTAAAACCAGCCCCTCAGGAGGGGGAGATGCAGCTATGGGAGAGCTCTCCCCATTCATCTGGTTAGTTACTTAGATTCCTACTTCAGCAAGACAGCAAATTGGCCAGGGCTGCCAGAAGCAAGTAGGTACTCCTGCTAATAACACCCCAGCCAGGAACCCTCAGATCCTGGCTGCCCATCCCTAAATCACTTCAAATATTCAGCTTTTCTGGGGCCTCAGACTTGTCCAGACACTGTCCAAACCAACCCACCATTCTCAAGGTCAACAAATCCTCCCTCTGTTATGCATCTAGGAAGGgtatcccctccccccagagccCACATCTTCTTCCCCCAGGGTCCCTGTGAGATGTCTCTACACATGCTCCTCCTAACGCATCACCCCAGGGCACCCTTAcccctcattttcctcatctcagGTGCCCTGTCTTCATGTTGGCAAAGCCCAGTACACGCCCCCTCCAGCTCAGGGCCACCACCACTCCTCCATACCACCAAAATGGGGGGCCTAGGTCACACCCTAAGACCtttccatgcctccaaccctaggGACAAGCTCTTCTTCCCCACTTTCTGCAGCCACACATGCCAGGGCTCCCCCAAGTTTCCTTTCAGACTGAACCTCACTGGGATCCTTCACAACCTTACTCCCACCCACTCCAAAAGTCCTAGCACAGCCATCTTTCAGTTCCTCCTTCCCAAACGCCTGCAAAACTGCCTGTCCCAGGCTCCCGGACTTTCTCCGCTCGCTCTCCCTGGACCGTCTCGTACCCAGGGGGACCCAGACACCCCCTTCTATCCCACCCGGAGGGCTGATCTCGGCCCAACCTCCAACCTGGGAGCTGGCCGGGGACTGGATGTGggagggggggagcggggagaaTGATACTCCTCGGTCCCGCCAGACCCCACTGATCCCCCCCCAGAACCCTTTCCCGCGTTCTCCGAGGTCCCCTCGGGGTCTCCTGAGCCCCCCGGTTGGCCAGTCCCTCCCACCCCCGGCCCTCTGCCCGGCCCTCCAGGCCAGTGCCAGAGTCCCGCTGGCCTCCCTAAGCAGACCCAGGCCCCGGGGTACCGCGCGCGGACGTCCCCCGACTTCTCCACGGGGCCGTGGCGGGACCGTCGcgggcccctcccgcccccccggccGTCCCGGCGGCCATTGCTCcaagatggcggcggcggcggcggcggcggcgggtgaGGCCGGGTCGGGCCaggccgggcgggggccggggccggggccggggccgggcggcggggcgggcgggagtcGGGCCGGGCTCGGCTGCACTCACCTGCAGCTCGGCGCGCTCGGCCTCCCAGCGGGCCTTCTCGGCCTCGAAGCGCGCCCACTCGTGCTGGATGAAGTGCAGGATCCCGGGCAGGCTGAGGGGCTCGGGGCCGGCGGTGGGCCCGGGgctgcccccgccgccgccgccgccgccgccgcctttaCCGGCAGGCCCGGGCCCGGGAGCAGGCCCGGAGCTCGGGGCCGAGC
Proteins encoded in this region:
- the Strn4 gene encoding striatin-4 isoform X1; the protein is MMEERAAAAVAAAAASSCRPLGSSPGPGPTGSAPSSGPAPGPGPAGKGGGGGGGGGGSPGPTAGPEPLSLPGILHFIQHEWARFEAEKARWEAERAELQAQVAFLQGERKGQENLKTDLVRRIKMLEYALKQERAKYHKLKFGTDLNQGEKKPDLSEQVSNGPVESVTLENSPLVWKEGRQLLRQYLEEVGYTDTILDMRSKRVRSLLGRSLEFNGAAEPNDGGPRAAPGPGALSGGESLLVKQIEEQIKRNAAGKDGKERLGGSVLEHIPFLQNCEDEDSDEDDELDSVQHKKQRVKLPSKALVPEMEDEDEEDDSEDAINEFDFLGSGEDGEGSPDPRRCAGEGNPHELESRRVKLQGILADLRDVDGLPPKVTGPPPGTPQPRPHEGSFGFSSDVFIMDTIGGGEVSLGDLADLTVTNDNDLSCDLSDSKDAFKKTWNPKFTLRSHYDGIRSLAFHHSQSALLTASEDGTLKLWNLQKAATAKKNAALDVEPIHAFRAHRGPVLAVAMGSNSEHCYSGGADARIHSWKIPDLNMDPYDGYDPSVLSHVLEGHGDAVWGLAFSPTSQRLASCSADGTVRIWDPNSSSPACLCTFSTASEHGVPTSVAFTSTEPTHIVASFRSGDTVLYDLEAGRALLTLESRGGSGPTQINQVVSHPNQPLTITAHDDRGIRFLDNRSGKSVHSMVAHLDAVTCLAVDPNGVFLMSGSHDCSLRLWSLDNKTCVQEITAHRKKHEEAIHAVACHPSKALIASAGADALAKVFV
- the Strn4 gene encoding striatin-4 isoform X2; this translates as MMEERAAAAVAAAAASSCRPLGSSPGPGPTGSAPSSGPAPGPGPAGKGGGGGGGGGGSPGPTAGPEPLSLPGILHFIQHEWARFEAEKARWEAERAELQAQVAFLQGERKGQENLKTDLVRRIKMLEYALKQERAKYHKLKFGTDLNQGEKKPDLSEQVSNGPVESVTLENSPLVWKEGRQLLRQYLEEVGYTDTILDMRSKRVRSLLGRSLEFNGAAEPNDGGPRAAPGPGALSGGESLLVKQIEEQIKRNAAGKDGKERLGGSVLEHIPFLQNCEDEDSDEDDELDSVQHKKQRVKLPSKALVPEMEDEDEEDDSEDAINEFDFLGSGEDGEGSPDPRRCAGEGNPHELESRRVKLQGILADLRDVDGLPPKVTGPPPGTPQPRPHEDVFIMDTIGGGEVSLGDLADLTVTNDNDLSCDLSDSKDAFKKTWNPKFTLRSHYDGIRSLAFHHSQSALLTASEDGTLKLWNLQKAATAKKNAALDVEPIHAFRAHRGPVLAVAMGSNSEHCYSGGADARIHSWKIPDLNMDPYDGYDPSVLSHVLEGHGDAVWGLAFSPTSQRLASCSADGTVRIWDPNSSSPACLCTFSTASEHGVPTSVAFTSTEPTHIVASFRSGDTVLYDLEAGRALLTLESRGGSGPTQINQVVSHPNQPLTITAHDDRGIRFLDNRSGKSVHSMVAHLDAVTCLAVDPNGVFLMSGSHDCSLRLWSLDNKTCVQEITAHRKKHEEAIHAVACHPSKALIASAGADALAKVFV